CCGACAACTGGCCCTTGGCGACCAGGCCGAATTCGCCGACCACCACGTAAGGCGTCGTGCTGCGCGCGATCACCTCGCCGAAGCGTTCCGCCGCGGCTTGCGTCAGGCTCAGGTGCGGTGCGTCGATGACCAGCAGGCGGGAGCCGTCGAGTGCTTTTTCCAGCGCTTCGGGCGTGGCGTCGGTGGCGGACACCACCTGCAGCGGCAGCCCCGCGTCGCTCGCCGCGGCCTGCTGGTGCGCCAATCGCGTGGGCGGCACCAGCCGCGTGCTGAGCAGCACGATGCGAGACGACGCAGCCGCCGTCTGGGCGAACGCGGGGGGCAGGCCGAGCCCCCACAGCGCCAGACACAGCCAGAGGCCCAGCGAGCCGAGACCGACACGCCCCATGCGCGTCACCGGCCGCCTGGGGCCGCCGCCACGGGCTCGGGCGTCGCATCGGCCGGCACATAGACCATGGTCCCATCCTTCAGCCGCCAGGCGGTGCCCGCCTTCTCGCCGTTGCCCTGCCCCGTCGCGCCGCTGGCCTTGAAGCGCGTGAGTTTCTGACCGTCCTTGGTGATGATTTCCATGTCGGGCCGACCTTCGTTGCGGATGATCGTCAGCGTGTCCTGTGCGAACGGGTTCACCGGGTTGTCGATGACCGCGATCATCAGCATGCCGATGACCACCATGAACACGTCGATCAGGTTGATGGTCGACAGCACCGGGTCGTCGTCCTCGGCGTCGAGGCTGTTCAGGATGCTGAACCGGCGCCGCGTCATCGTGCGTCCCGCGCGTCGAGCACCGTCACCAGCTCGCGCATCAGCCAGCGTCGCCGCACCGTGTAGACCACGAAGGTGATCGAGGCCGAGGCCAGCGCGACGATCACCGCCGCGAAAGCCGGCGCCAGGCTCTGCGCCACGCCCTGTGACCGGCCGGAGGCCACCGCGACCAGCGCCGGCCCCATCGGGATCATGGTCGCGATCAGCCCGAGCATCGGTGCGACGCGGCTGCACAGGCGCACGCCTTCGAGCGACTTGAGCACGGCCAGCTCCATCTGCTCCTGCCCCTGCCCGGCCACGCGCTGCAGCACCAGCACGCGCGCCGGATCGCGGCGGCGTTGCAACGCTTCGAGGCCGAAGGCGCCCAGGCTCCAGACCGCGTAGACGAAGGACAGCAGCACGCCCAGCGTGACCGGCCACAGGAACAGCCGGGCGAGTTCGAAGAGCACGGTGTCGAAAGCCATCAACCGATCTCCCTGTCCTGCGTCGCATCGAACAGGGCCGACGCCGCGCCCCACCGGTCGTCGAACACCATTGACGACAGGGGTTCGCGCCGCGCCCAGCGTTCCTGCTGGAGCATCGGTTCTTCGTAGAACTCGTGAACCGGCCCGAGGCACAGCAAGGCGATCGGCTCGGCGCCCGCCGGCAGGCCGAGCAACGCGGCCACCTCGGCCGGATCGAACAGCGACACCCAGCCCATGCCCAACCCCTCGGCGCGCGCGGCGAGCCACAGGTTCTGGATGGCGCAGGCGGCCGAGGCCAGGTCCATCTGCGGCAGCGTGCGGCGGCCGAACACATGGGGCTCGCGCCCGTCGGCCAGCGCCACGGCGATGAGTTCGGCCGCGTCGATCAGGCCTTCGACCTTCAGGCGCATGAATTCGTCTTCGCGCTCGCCGAGAGCACGCGCGGTCCGCACCCGCTCCTGCTCGACCGTGGCGTGCAGCCGCTGGCGCAGCGCCGCATCGCGGATGCGGATGAAGCGCCATGGCTGCATGAAGCCGACGCTCGGCGCGTGGTGCGCAGCGTCCAGCAGCCGGCGCAGCAGGTCGGGCGCCACCGCGCCGCCCGCGAAGTGCCGCATGTCGCGGCGCTCGTGGATGGCGCGGTACACGGCCTGTGTCTCGGCCGCAGAGAAGTCCTGCGCGCGCATCGTCGTCAGTCCTCGATGCCGCGCTGCGCCGGGATGCCGGCCTTGAACGCATGCTTGACCATCGTCATCTCGGTCACCGTGTCGGCCAGCTCGATGATCTCGGGCGGGCAGCGGCGGCCGGTGAGCGCGACGTGCACATGGGTGGGCCGCTCGCGCAGCGTGGCCAGAACGTCGTCCAGCGGCAGCCAGCCGTAGATGAGCGGGTAGGTGATCTCGTCGAGCACCACGAGGAAGTACTCGCCCGACAGGATCGACGCCTTGGCGCGCAGCCAGCCGTCGCGCGCCAGCTGGCCCGAATGTTCGAGGTCCTGGCTCTTCCAGCTGAAGCCATCGCCCAAGCCTTCGATGGGAATACCAATCTGCTCGAACATGCGGTGCTCGCCGAAACGCGCGGTCGGCACCTTCATGAATTGCCAGATTTTCACGGCCTTGCCGCGGCCATGGGCGCGCAGCGCGAGGCCGAAGGCTGCGGTGCTCTTGCCCTTGCCGTCGCCGGTGTTGACGATGACGATGCCGCGGCGTTCGCCTTCGGGCTTCTCGTAGGGCTTGGCGCTGGGTGGGGTTTCGATCTGCATGGCGTTTCCTTGGTTGTCTAGCGGGGCAGCGCGATCCATTGGTCGGCAACGCGGTGGATCGCGACGCGGTCGTCGAAGACGTGCTCCAGCGCCCGGTGGGTCGATGCATCGGCGGCCTCGCCGTGGTGCAGCAAGCGGCCTTCGGCCATCACCGCCACGGTGTCGGCGGCCAGCGCCATCGAGAGTTCATGCAGCACGCTGACCACCGTGCGGCCGTCGGCCACCAAAGCCCGCACCGTGTGCATCCAGTCGGCCTGGTGCGGCGGATCGAGGTTGGCCAGGGGCTCGTCCATCAGCAGCACCTCGGCCTCGACCGCCAGCGCGCGCGCCAGCAACACGCGCTGGCGCTCGCCGCCCGAGAGCTGGCCGAGCGGCCGTTCGCGCCAGTCCCAGGCCTGCGTGCTGCGCAGTGCGCGCTCGACCGCGGCATGGTCGGCCGGGCTCGGCGCCGCCAGCCAGCGCTGGTGCGGCAGCCGGCCGAGCATCGCGACGTCGTAGACCAGCAGGTCGTCGGCGCT
The sequence above is drawn from the Variovorax sp. J2L1-78 genome and encodes:
- a CDS encoding ABC transporter ATP-binding protein, whose amino-acid sequence is MTTRTTPALQAEGVRATLGQTVVLHGIDLALPAGRWSAIVGPNGAGKSTLLRVMAGLLPHEGAVRLFGQSLQRLPGRARAQRLAWLGQGGAGEGSADDLLVYDVAMLGRLPHQRWLAAPSPADHAAVERALRSTQAWDWRERPLGQLSGGERQRVLLARALAVEAEVLLMDEPLANLDPPHQADWMHTVRALVADGRTVVSVLHELSMALAADTVAVMAEGRLLHHGEAADASTHRALEHVFDDRVAIHRVADQWIALPR
- the bluB gene encoding 5,6-dimethylbenzimidazole synthase, producing the protein MRAQDFSAAETQAVYRAIHERRDMRHFAGGAVAPDLLRRLLDAAHHAPSVGFMQPWRFIRIRDAALRQRLHATVEQERVRTARALGEREDEFMRLKVEGLIDAAELIAVALADGREPHVFGRRTLPQMDLASAACAIQNLWLAARAEGLGMGWVSLFDPAEVAALLGLPAGAEPIALLCLGPVHEFYEEPMLQQERWARREPLSSMVFDDRWGAASALFDATQDREIG
- the cobO gene encoding cob(I)yrinic acid a,c-diamide adenosyltransferase translates to MQIETPPSAKPYEKPEGERRGIVIVNTGDGKGKSTAAFGLALRAHGRGKAVKIWQFMKVPTARFGEHRMFEQIGIPIEGLGDGFSWKSQDLEHSGQLARDGWLRAKASILSGEYFLVVLDEITYPLIYGWLPLDDVLATLRERPTHVHVALTGRRCPPEIIELADTVTEMTMVKHAFKAGIPAQRGIED
- a CDS encoding DUF2149 domain-containing protein produces the protein MTRRRFSILNSLDAEDDDPVLSTINLIDVFMVVIGMLMIAVIDNPVNPFAQDTLTIIRNEGRPDMEIITKDGQKLTRFKASGATGQGNGEKAGTAWRLKDGTMVYVPADATPEPVAAAPGGR
- a CDS encoding MotA/TolQ/ExbB proton channel family protein, with protein sequence MAFDTVLFELARLFLWPVTLGVLLSFVYAVWSLGAFGLEALQRRRDPARVLVLQRVAGQGQEQMELAVLKSLEGVRLCSRVAPMLGLIATMIPMGPALVAVASGRSQGVAQSLAPAFAAVIVALASASITFVVYTVRRRWLMRELVTVLDARDAR